A single genomic interval of Clostridium facile harbors:
- a CDS encoding ATP phosphoribosyltransferase regulatory subunit — MEFTLDTLKKDEQVSLSLRKLYEQFGYKKYKVSKFEAYELYLENKNFLKSEQIITFNDLDGKLLALKPDVTLSIIKNTNANREQTEKLYYIENVYRLSRQNHEYKEINQMGLEYIGDVDLYATLEVIQLAMDSLTAIDPNCILDISHMGFVSGLFDSLSVEHSVKMQLLGCLRSKNLHDLKRIVEQEHISDFYRDKLEKIAALDGEFESTLQAAQELVINDNMQDAVNELKAIYQIISQNQLAQHIRLDFSIIQDIDYYNGIIFQGYVQKSPSAVLSGGRYDNLLKKFNRDAGAIGFALYLDELSRYYPVAMDYDVDTFVLYQNDADCNILSQQINKLVSSGERVRAGKQIPADLRYKKLMKINGDILEEVDSRA; from the coding sequence ATGGAATTCACACTGGATACCTTGAAAAAAGACGAACAGGTGTCTTTGAGTTTACGCAAACTGTATGAGCAGTTTGGCTATAAAAAATATAAAGTAAGCAAATTTGAAGCATATGAGCTTTACCTAGAAAACAAAAATTTTTTAAAAAGTGAGCAGATCATTACTTTTAATGACCTGGATGGAAAGTTGCTGGCATTAAAACCTGATGTGACACTGTCCATTATTAAAAACACCAACGCCAACCGTGAACAGACAGAAAAACTTTATTATATCGAAAACGTTTACCGTTTGTCCCGCCAAAATCATGAATATAAAGAGATTAACCAGATGGGATTGGAATACATAGGAGATGTTGACCTGTATGCCACGTTGGAAGTAATCCAACTGGCAATGGATAGCTTAACAGCGATTGATCCCAACTGTATTTTAGATATTTCCCATATGGGGTTTGTTTCCGGGTTATTTGATAGTCTCTCGGTCGAACACAGTGTAAAAATGCAACTGTTGGGTTGCCTCCGCTCCAAAAATCTGCACGACCTGAAACGAATTGTGGAGCAGGAACATATTTCTGATTTTTATCGGGATAAGCTGGAAAAAATTGCTGCTTTGGACGGGGAATTTGAATCCACCCTACAAGCGGCACAGGAATTGGTCATCAATGACAACATGCAGGATGCGGTAAATGAGCTTAAAGCCATTTATCAAATCATTTCCCAAAACCAACTTGCTCAACATATCCGGCTGGACTTTTCCATCATCCAAGATATCGATTACTACAACGGGATTATCTTCCAAGGATATGTACAAAAATCCCCAAGCGCAGTGCTTTCTGGCGGCAGGTATGATAACCTGCTAAAAAAATTCAACCGTGATGCAGGTGCCATCGGATTTGCGCTTTATCTAGATGAATTAAGCAGATATTACCCCGTTGCTATGGATTACGATGTGGATACCTTTGTTTTGTACCAAAATGATGCCGATTGCAATATACTCTCTCAGCAGATCAACAAGCTAGTTTCCTCTGGGGAACGGGTTCGGGCTGGAAAGCAGATTCCTGCTGACCTGCGTTATAAAAAACTGATGAAAATAAATGGAGATATTTTGGAGGAGGTGGATAGCCGTGCTTAA
- the hisB gene encoding imidazoleglycerol-phosphate dehydratase HisB: MRKVTIERNTNETQITIQLNLDGTGQYQNQSGCGFLDHMLDLFTRHGRFDLQVSCKGDTWIDYHHTTEDIGIALGQAFSKALGDMRGINRYGSFLLPMDETLMLCALDFSGRSYLNYDVAIPTAKVGDFDTELVEEFMLGFVRAAGTTLHFKQLAGSNSHHIIEAMFKAFGRTLKQAVAIDQQYADEIPSTKGLLK; the protein is encoded by the coding sequence ATGAGAAAAGTAACCATAGAACGGAATACAAACGAAACCCAAATTACCATCCAACTAAATCTGGATGGAACGGGACAATACCAGAATCAATCTGGCTGCGGCTTTTTAGATCATATGCTGGATTTATTCACACGGCATGGACGGTTTGATTTACAGGTATCCTGTAAGGGGGATACCTGGATTGATTACCACCACACCACAGAGGATATTGGCATTGCCTTAGGACAAGCCTTTTCCAAAGCGCTGGGTGATATGCGAGGAATCAACCGGTATGGCAGCTTTCTCCTTCCAATGGATGAAACCCTCATGCTGTGCGCTCTGGATTTCAGTGGGCGCAGCTATTTGAATTATGATGTTGCCATCCCAACAGCAAAAGTTGGGGATTTTGATACGGAATTGGTAGAAGAATTTATGCTGGGCTTTGTCCGTGCTGCTGGAACAACCCTGCATTTCAAGCAACTGGCGGGAAGTAATTCCCACCATATAATCGAAGCGATGTTCAAAGCGTTTGGCCGTACCTTAAAACAGGCTGTGGCAATCGACCAACAATATGCGGATGAAATCCCTTCTACAAAAGGATTACTAAAATAA
- the hisG gene encoding ATP phosphoribosyltransferase, protein MLNIALPKGRLGDKVYELFSKIGYDCKSIYEDNRKLIFENPENGVRYFLVKPSDVAIYVEHGAADVGVVGKDILLESEPDIYELLDLNLGKCRVAVAAKTDYIEDTDRTLRVATKFVNIAKQYYASLNREIEIIKLNGSIELAPILGLSDVIVDIVETGTTLKENNLKVYNDIVPISARFIANKSSFKFKNDTIEQMLSKLTGELNQ, encoded by the coding sequence GTGCTTAATATCGCATTGCCAAAAGGACGTTTGGGGGATAAAGTTTACGAACTGTTCTCCAAAATCGGATACGACTGTAAATCCATCTATGAGGATAATCGGAAACTTATTTTTGAAAACCCGGAAAATGGTGTCCGCTATTTCCTGGTAAAACCCAGCGATGTTGCCATTTATGTCGAACATGGCGCCGCTGATGTTGGGGTTGTGGGTAAGGATATCCTGCTGGAAAGCGAACCGGATATCTACGAATTATTGGACTTGAACCTGGGAAAATGCCGGGTAGCTGTTGCAGCGAAAACAGATTATATTGAAGACACCGATAGGACGCTGCGGGTGGCAACAAAATTTGTTAACATCGCCAAACAGTATTATGCTTCCCTGAACAGAGAAATTGAAATCATCAAACTAAATGGTTCTATTGAACTGGCTCCGATTTTAGGGCTGTCCGATGTAATCGTGGACATTGTGGAAACCGGTACCACATTAAAGGAAAACAATTTGAAGGTATATAACGACATTGTTCCTATCAGTGCCCGTTTTATCGCAAACAAGTCCAGTTTTAAATTTAAAAACGACACAATTGAGCAAATGTTATCCAAACTGACGGGGGAATTGAACCAATGA
- the hisD gene encoding histidinol dehydrogenase, whose translation MIKLFYSNEMKESDILNREIQNNDEVEDIVADIINDVRANGDQALLDYCKKFDHADLDSLEASQEEIDDAYNSIDPEFIQTLKMARDNIEVFHRQQVRKNFVINDKEGIVLGQKVTPIEKVGLYVPGGTASYPSSVLMNAVPAKIAGVKEIVMTTPPNPDGSLPQAILAAAKVAGVTRIIKSGGAQAVAALAYGTETVPKVDKIVGPGNIFVATAKRRVYGIVDIDMIAGPSEILVIADGSCNPSYVAADLLSQAEHDKLATAVLITDSKVLAEKVQQELEVQIPQLLRSEIARTSIEQNGKIIVADSIQQAVEISNRIAPEHLEICVDDPFAVLNSIQNAGSIFLGKNVPEALGDYFAGPNHTLPTSGTARFSSPLSVDDFVKKSSFIYYTKDALSQVQERVVDFATREGLTGHAKSVSIRFES comes from the coding sequence ATGATAAAACTGTTTTATTCCAATGAAATGAAAGAATCCGATATTTTAAACCGGGAAATCCAAAATAACGACGAAGTGGAAGACATTGTAGCGGACATCATTAATGATGTCCGTGCCAATGGCGATCAGGCACTATTGGATTACTGCAAAAAATTTGACCATGCTGATTTAGATTCCTTGGAAGCATCCCAGGAAGAAATCGATGACGCCTACAATAGCATTGACCCTGAGTTTATCCAAACACTGAAGATGGCTCGGGACAATATTGAGGTGTTCCACCGCCAGCAGGTGCGTAAAAACTTTGTGATCAACGACAAGGAAGGTATTGTATTGGGACAAAAGGTAACTCCAATCGAAAAGGTTGGCTTGTATGTCCCAGGGGGAACAGCAAGCTATCCTTCTTCCGTATTGATGAATGCTGTCCCCGCTAAAATCGCAGGGGTGAAAGAGATTGTCATGACCACTCCTCCCAACCCAGACGGCAGTTTACCACAAGCGATTTTAGCCGCCGCAAAAGTAGCCGGTGTTACCCGCATTATCAAATCCGGTGGAGCACAGGCGGTGGCTGCATTGGCATACGGCACTGAAACCGTGCCAAAAGTGGATAAAATTGTAGGACCTGGCAACATTTTTGTAGCTACTGCAAAACGCCGAGTATATGGTATTGTGGATATTGACATGATTGCTGGTCCAAGTGAAATTCTAGTAATCGCAGACGGAAGCTGCAACCCGTCCTATGTAGCGGCGGATTTGCTCTCTCAGGCGGAACACGATAAACTGGCAACCGCTGTGCTGATTACAGACAGCAAAGTTTTGGCGGAAAAGGTACAACAGGAGTTGGAAGTACAGATTCCGCAACTGCTACGCAGTGAAATCGCACGGACTTCCATTGAACAAAACGGGAAAATTATTGTGGCCGATTCTATCCAGCAAGCAGTGGAAATCAGCAACCGTATTGCACCAGAACATCTGGAAATCTGTGTGGATGATCCATTTGCTGTACTAAATTCCATCCAAAATGCTGGCTCCATCTTCTTAGGGAAAAATGTTCCAGAAGCGTTGGGAGACTATTTCGCAGGGCCAAACCACACCCTCCCCACCAGTGGTACAGCCAGGTTTTCCTCTCCATTGTCAGTAGATGATTTTGTAAAAAAATCCTCTTTTATCTATTACACCAAAGACGCCCTTTCCCAAGTACAGGAACGGGTTGTGGATTTTGCCACCAGGGAAGGTCTTACAGGCCATGCAAAATCTGTATCCATCCGGTTTGAATCCTAG
- the hisC gene encoding histidinol-phosphate transaminase gives MSRFLSQRFSQIKPYVPGEQPQDTEYIKLNTNESPYPPSPRVLQVVNQKEVEKLRLYSDPEVKQLIQQIADFYQVSTDQVFVGNGSDEVLAFSFMAFCDQQQQICYPDITYGFYQVFCQLFGLQQNPIPLKQDFTVDYQDYCDCGKNIVIANPNAPTGLSLSLEEIEQILKTNPDHLVMIDEAYVDFGGTTCIPLLKQYSNLMVIQTFSKSRSLAGARLGFAISSPEIIQDLNKIKFSYNPYNVNRLSILAGSAAMQDRLYWEYCTNEVIQTRNKTKCALEQLGFTVLDSKTNFLFARCPKISGEDYYSKLKQNGILVRHFDQERIQDFVRITIGTPAQMEQFLQVTKRLMEEETQ, from the coding sequence ATGAGCCGGTTTTTAAGCCAGCGTTTTTCTCAAATAAAACCATATGTCCCTGGGGAACAACCCCAAGATACTGAATATATTAAACTGAACACCAATGAGTCCCCCTATCCTCCTTCTCCCCGTGTATTGCAGGTAGTTAACCAGAAAGAGGTGGAGAAATTAAGGCTGTATTCTGATCCAGAAGTAAAACAACTGATTCAGCAAATCGCTGATTTTTACCAGGTATCCACCGACCAGGTATTTGTAGGAAATGGTTCGGACGAGGTGTTGGCGTTTAGCTTTATGGCGTTCTGCGACCAGCAACAGCAAATTTGTTATCCCGATATTACCTATGGCTTTTATCAGGTATTCTGCCAGCTATTCGGATTGCAGCAAAACCCCATCCCTTTAAAACAGGATTTTACCGTGGATTATCAGGACTACTGCGATTGTGGGAAAAACATCGTAATCGCCAATCCCAATGCCCCAACCGGCTTGTCCTTATCATTAGAGGAGATCGAACAGATCCTGAAAACCAATCCAGACCATCTGGTGATGATTGACGAGGCATATGTGGATTTTGGCGGGACAACCTGCATCCCATTGTTAAAACAGTATTCCAATTTAATGGTAATCCAGACATTCTCCAAGTCCAGGAGCCTGGCCGGTGCCCGCCTTGGGTTCGCCATCTCCTCCCCTGAGATTATCCAGGATTTAAACAAAATAAAATTTTCTTACAATCCTTATAATGTCAACCGCCTGAGTATATTGGCAGGTTCCGCCGCTATGCAGGACCGTCTATACTGGGAATACTGTACTAACGAAGTAATCCAAACACGTAACAAGACAAAATGCGCTTTAGAACAATTAGGTTTTACTGTCCTGGATTCCAAAACCAATTTTCTGTTTGCCCGCTGCCCGAAAATCAGCGGTGAGGACTATTACAGCAAACTGAAACAGAACGGCATCCTGGTACGGCATTTTGACCAGGAACGGATTCAAGATTTTGTACGTATTACCATTGGCACACCGGCACAAATGGAGCAGTTCCTTCAGGTAACCAAAAGGCTGATGGAGGAGGAAACACAATGA
- a CDS encoding ABC transporter ATP-binding protein, with amino-acid sequence MKNFRRLLGYAKKYWFQILLALVCALVSSLGVVAATYLNGVAIDYIHGPGAVDFPGLIQILIGLGAIYVISSLFQWFISRYANKVSYLVVRDMRRDTFHNLNLQPLSYYDNHPHGDIISRFTNDLDSVSDAMAVSITNAFSGIVTLISAVAFMFYLNVTITVTILVLTPICLIVAYFITKFSQKTFTRQQQSVGELSSFAAEIVGNQKIVKAFGREGLECEEFNNISDRLRKTATHAMFASAMVNPSTRFVNNICYIAVGIAGGIIAVTQGVSVGIISSFLIYSAQFAKPFNEISGITAQLQTAFASLERIFAVIDAPPQTSDIPDAMELHDCKGHVCFDHVSFSYRSDQKLIQDFCFEAKPGQTIAIVGPTGCGKTTLVNLLMRFYEVTDGAILIDGIDTRRITRDSLRQSFGMVLQDTWLMGGSIRENLTYGKPDATQEEIEQAAKAAHAHGFITRLKYGYDTVVSQEGGQLSQGQRQLLTIARAMLADPEMLILDEATSSIDTLTEIRIQKAFLKLMEGRTSFVIAHRLSTIVNADQILVMNQGNIVEQGTHTQLLEKKGFYYELYNSQYANS; translated from the coding sequence ATGAAAAATTTTCGCCGTTTGCTTGGATACGCCAAAAAATACTGGTTTCAAATCCTGCTTGCGTTGGTTTGTGCCTTGGTTAGCAGCTTGGGCGTAGTGGCTGCTACCTATCTGAATGGGGTTGCCATTGACTACATCCATGGTCCAGGCGCAGTGGATTTTCCAGGTCTGATTCAAATTCTGATTGGATTGGGGGCCATCTATGTGATCTCCTCCTTGTTCCAGTGGTTTATCTCCCGCTATGCCAATAAAGTGTCCTACCTTGTGGTGCGGGATATGCGACGGGATACCTTCCACAATTTAAATTTGCAGCCACTTTCTTATTACGACAACCATCCCCATGGGGATATTATTAGCCGTTTTACCAATGATTTAGATAGTGTCAGCGATGCTATGGCAGTATCCATCACCAACGCGTTTTCTGGAATTGTTACCCTGATTTCTGCAGTGGCGTTTATGTTTTATCTGAACGTGACAATTACTGTTACCATTTTGGTGTTGACGCCGATTTGCCTGATTGTGGCATATTTTATTACAAAGTTTAGCCAGAAAACCTTTACCAGACAGCAACAGTCGGTTGGGGAATTATCTTCGTTTGCCGCTGAGATTGTAGGTAATCAGAAGATTGTCAAAGCGTTTGGTAGGGAAGGGCTGGAGTGCGAAGAATTTAACAATATTTCCGACCGCCTACGGAAAACAGCTACCCATGCTATGTTCGCTTCCGCAATGGTAAACCCAAGTACCCGATTTGTGAATAATATCTGTTATATTGCTGTAGGTATTGCAGGGGGGATAATCGCTGTTACGCAGGGGGTTTCTGTTGGAATTATCTCCAGTTTTTTGATTTATTCCGCCCAATTCGCCAAACCTTTTAACGAGATTTCCGGCATTACCGCTCAACTACAAACGGCTTTCGCTTCGTTGGAACGCATTTTTGCGGTGATTGATGCTCCACCGCAAACATCAGATATCCCAGATGCCATGGAGTTACATGACTGCAAGGGTCATGTTTGTTTTGACCATGTTTCTTTTTCTTATCGTTCAGACCAGAAATTAATTCAGGATTTTTGTTTTGAGGCAAAGCCGGGTCAGACAATCGCCATTGTTGGACCAACAGGTTGTGGAAAGACCACACTAGTTAATCTGTTAATGCGGTTCTATGAAGTGACGGATGGGGCGATTTTGATTGATGGAATTGATACCCGCCGAATTACTCGGGACAGCCTTCGCCAAAGTTTTGGCATGGTGTTACAGGATACCTGGCTGATGGGTGGAAGCATCCGGGAAAACTTGACTTATGGAAAACCGGACGCTACCCAAGAAGAAATAGAACAGGCGGCAAAGGCCGCTCATGCCCATGGATTTATCACCCGCTTAAAATATGGATATGATACGGTAGTTTCCCAAGAAGGGGGGCAGCTCTCACAAGGGCAGCGGCAGCTGCTCACCATTGCTAGGGCAATGTTGGCAGACCCAGAAATGCTAATTCTGGATGAGGCTACCAGTTCAATTGACACTTTAACGGAAATACGGATTCAGAAAGCCTTTTTAAAATTGATGGAGGGGCGGACCAGTTTTGTTATCGCCCATAGGTTATCCACGATTGTGAATGCAGACCAAATTCTTGTGATGAATCAGGGGAATATTGTGGAACAGGGAACCCATACCCAATTATTAGAGAAAAAAGGCTTTTATTATGAATTATATAATAGCCAGTATGCAAATTCATAA
- the hisH gene encoding imidazole glycerol phosphate synthase subunit HisH codes for MIAIIDYGVGNLFSLSSSLSYLGLENTITRDPQQIEQADHIILPGVGAFADAYQKLEQTNLIDTIKQQTYNGKPLLGICLGMQLLFDKSYEYGEHKGLGLIHGEVCPIQDDLTQPLKVPHIGWNSLHFPKENPLFQYNKEGDYVYYVHSFYAKNCQEDTIATSEYDITITGAVNKGSVYGTQFHPEKSGEVGLKILRAFAEL; via the coding sequence ATGATTGCAATCATCGACTATGGCGTGGGAAACCTGTTTTCTCTCAGCAGTTCCCTTTCCTATTTAGGGCTGGAGAACACGATTACCCGTGACCCTCAGCAGATAGAACAAGCAGACCATATTATCCTCCCCGGTGTGGGTGCTTTTGCGGACGCCTATCAAAAATTGGAGCAGACCAACCTGATTGATACCATCAAGCAGCAAACCTACAACGGGAAACCACTGCTCGGTATCTGCCTAGGAATGCAGCTCTTATTTGATAAAAGCTATGAATATGGGGAACACAAAGGCTTAGGATTGATCCACGGGGAAGTATGCCCTATTCAAGACGATTTAACACAACCTTTGAAAGTACCCCATATTGGTTGGAACAGCCTGCATTTTCCAAAAGAAAACCCTCTGTTCCAATATAACAAAGAGGGAGATTACGTGTATTACGTCCACTCTTTTTACGCCAAAAACTGCCAGGAGGATACCATTGCTACCTCGGAATATGATATCACCATCACTGGGGCAGTCAATAAAGGCAGCGTGTACGGAACCCAGTTCCATCCAGAAAAAAGCGGCGAGGTTGGTTTAAAAATATTACGGGCATTCGCCGAACTGTAA
- a CDS encoding molybdopterin-binding protein, with protein sequence MVAEILCVGTELLLGNICNTNAQYLAKKLAHLGIDVYYQTVVGDNRQRLRSALEIAFTRADLVVMCGGLGPTKDDLTKEVAAEYFGKTLVKDQKAYHWIEEKIGQLHIAMTDSIAKQAYLPTGCIPLYNDVGTAPGCIIERNRKTIVLLPGPPSEMQPMFELCCHQYLNSRSNRVFVSVNLKLKSMQEAPPEIVGEAPVADSISALLDLTNPTVATYAKDDGTLIRITASADNREQGMRLIIPIEQELTRRYSGYIKQRYEE encoded by the coding sequence ATGGTGGCAGAAATTTTATGTGTAGGAACAGAGCTTTTGTTGGGAAATATTTGTAATACGAATGCCCAGTATTTAGCTAAAAAATTGGCGCATCTAGGGATTGATGTCTATTACCAAACGGTGGTGGGGGATAACCGGCAGCGTTTACGTTCGGCTTTAGAGATTGCTTTTACCAGGGCTGACCTGGTGGTGATGTGCGGAGGGCTAGGGCCTACCAAAGATGATTTGACCAAAGAGGTTGCCGCAGAGTATTTCGGAAAAACTTTGGTAAAAGATCAAAAGGCTTACCATTGGATTGAGGAAAAGATTGGGCAGCTGCACATTGCAATGACGGATAGCATCGCCAAACAGGCTTATTTGCCAACTGGCTGTATTCCGTTGTATAATGATGTTGGGACCGCACCGGGCTGTATTATCGAACGAAATCGCAAGACAATTGTACTGCTTCCTGGACCTCCAAGTGAAATGCAGCCGATGTTTGAACTGTGTTGCCATCAATATTTAAATTCCCGTAGTAATCGGGTATTTGTTTCGGTCAATTTGAAATTAAAGAGTATGCAGGAAGCTCCACCAGAAATAGTAGGGGAAGCACCAGTGGCAGACTCCATTTCTGCTCTGTTGGATTTAACCAATCCTACTGTTGCTACATACGCAAAGGATGATGGTACTCTAATCCGCATTACCGCTTCTGCGGATAATAGAGAGCAGGGGATGCGTCTGATTATCCCCATTGAACAGGAGTTAACCAGAAGATATTCCGGATACATCAAACAAAGGTATGAAGAATAG
- the hisA gene encoding 1-(5-phosphoribosyl)-5-[(5-phosphoribosylamino)methylideneamino]imidazole-4-carboxamide isomerase, whose amino-acid sequence MEIFPAIDLRNSQVVRLTQGDYNRMDVYSSNPTEIAQQFKQKGATNLHVVDLDGAKDGKLVNFNTIRSIVEQGGLFVEVGGGIRDEQRIQQYLSLGVNRVILGTVAITNFPFLQQMVEKYKEKIAVGVDARDGYVAINGWKEITDTKSVDFCQKLADIGVKTIIYTDISKDGQLSGTNLEIYQELSQIKGLDIVASGGISYEKEIVQLKKMNLYAAIVGKAIYTDTLQLDRVIQLAK is encoded by the coding sequence ATGGAAATTTTTCCTGCAATAGATTTGAGAAACAGCCAGGTAGTACGGCTTACCCAAGGGGATTACAACAGGATGGATGTTTATTCTTCCAATCCTACGGAGATCGCCCAACAATTCAAACAAAAAGGGGCTACCAACCTACACGTAGTGGATTTGGATGGTGCGAAGGATGGCAAACTGGTCAATTTTAATACCATCCGTTCGATTGTGGAACAAGGCGGATTATTTGTAGAGGTTGGCGGTGGAATCCGTGACGAACAAAGGATTCAGCAATACCTTTCATTGGGGGTCAACCGGGTTATCTTGGGCACTGTCGCCATTACTAATTTTCCTTTTCTGCAACAGATGGTGGAAAAATACAAAGAGAAAATTGCCGTTGGAGTAGATGCGCGGGACGGCTATGTTGCCATCAACGGATGGAAAGAAATCACTGATACCAAATCAGTTGACTTTTGCCAGAAGTTGGCTGATATCGGGGTAAAAACCATAATTTATACCGACATCTCCAAAGATGGGCAGCTTTCTGGGACAAACCTGGAAATCTACCAGGAACTAAGCCAGATAAAAGGATTAGATATTGTGGCTTCCGGCGGCATTTCCTATGAAAAAGAAATTGTTCAATTAAAAAAAATGAATTTATACGCCGCCATTGTAGGCAAGGCGATTTATACCGATACCCTCCAGTTGGACCGTGTCATCCAGCTGGCAAAATAA
- a CDS encoding ABC transporter ATP-binding protein: MFQLKRFLRPYLKQTIIGSVAKLVEAILELLLPLLMARIIDVGIHNMDIPYIWKTGILMLGVIIVGLGSATLCQYFASVTCQNVGNDIRRELIQKISQLSYQELDQFGNATLINRLTNDVNQVVMAVAYLIRLVSRAPFLCVGALVMSIYIDPQLSLVFVVLIPIFVLVLVVIMKKTVPLYQNAQRKLDRLGQVLRENLSGVRVIRAFARHEKERERMDEATEQLARANIHVTNLSALMNPITSVVMNAGIIVLLYFGGISVNAGNLTQGSIVALINYVTQILMALIIVANLVVLFTKASASANRINEVLTCDVSVKDQQAERELDPTAPFVEFDHVSFGYNQKEVLEDISFTLPVGNILGVVGTTGSGKSTLINLIPRFYDVNQGEVRFGGKPVKQLAQDYLRSKITIVPQKTVLFSGSIADNIRWGKEDATEQEIIEALKAAQAYDFVKTLNKGIHSQIHEGGKNFSGGQQQRLSIARALVRKPDLLILDDSLSALDYQTDLKLRRSLREYLKNGTIIIVSQRISSVTLADHILVLDDGKLVGHGKHEELLQTCETYQEIYQSQSK, translated from the coding sequence TTGTTTCAACTAAAAAGATTTTTGCGCCCCTATTTAAAACAGACAATTATCGGGTCTGTTGCAAAACTGGTAGAAGCAATATTGGAACTATTGCTACCTTTGCTGATGGCGAGGATTATTGATGTGGGGATACACAATATGGATATTCCTTATATTTGGAAAACTGGGATACTGATGCTGGGTGTTATTATTGTAGGGCTTGGCTCGGCAACGTTATGCCAATATTTTGCGTCTGTTACCTGCCAGAACGTTGGCAATGATATCCGCCGGGAATTGATCCAGAAAATATCCCAACTTTCTTATCAGGAGCTGGACCAATTTGGAAACGCCACTTTGATTAACCGTTTGACCAACGATGTAAACCAGGTTGTAATGGCAGTTGCCTATTTGATCCGTTTGGTTAGTAGGGCACCTTTTTTGTGTGTTGGCGCACTGGTGATGTCGATTTATATTGACCCACAGCTTTCACTGGTGTTTGTGGTGCTGATTCCTATCTTTGTATTGGTGTTGGTAGTTATCATGAAAAAGACGGTTCCACTTTATCAAAACGCCCAACGCAAATTGGACCGGTTAGGGCAGGTTCTGCGGGAAAATTTAAGCGGTGTAAGGGTAATCCGGGCTTTTGCCCGCCATGAAAAAGAACGGGAACGGATGGACGAAGCAACCGAACAGTTGGCTAGGGCGAATATCCATGTTACCAATCTTTCCGCTTTGATGAACCCGATTACCTCAGTGGTAATGAATGCTGGCATTATTGTGCTGCTTTATTTTGGGGGTATCAGCGTAAATGCGGGTAATTTAACCCAGGGAAGTATTGTGGCTTTGATCAACTATGTCACCCAAATTTTGATGGCACTGATTATCGTGGCAAACTTGGTAGTGTTGTTTACCAAAGCATCTGCTTCTGCCAACCGAATCAATGAAGTATTGACTTGTGATGTTTCGGTAAAAGACCAACAGGCGGAAAGGGAACTAGATCCAACCGCTCCTTTCGTAGAGTTTGACCATGTTTCCTTTGGGTATAACCAAAAAGAAGTGTTGGAGGACATCTCATTTACCTTGCCAGTAGGAAATATCCTTGGGGTTGTGGGAACCACAGGAAGCGGGAAATCCACCTTGATTAATTTGATTCCACGGTTTTACGATGTAAACCAAGGGGAAGTAAGGTTTGGAGGCAAACCAGTGAAGCAGTTAGCACAGGATTATCTGCGCTCCAAAATCACAATTGTTCCCCAAAAGACAGTGCTATTCTCCGGTAGCATTGCGGACAATATTCGTTGGGGAAAAGAGGATGCAACAGAACAGGAGATCATAGAGGCGCTGAAGGCTGCGCAAGCATATGATTTTGTAAAGACATTGAATAAGGGAATCCATTCCCAAATTCATGAGGGTGGTAAGAATTTTTCCGGTGGACAACAGCAGCGGCTGTCCATTGCCCGAGCATTAGTTCGGAAGCCAGATTTGTTAATTTTAGACGACAGTTTGAGTGCGTTGGATTATCAGACAGATCTGAAGCTGCGCCGCTCTTTAAGGGAATATCTGAAAAATGGGACAATTATCATCGTTTCCCAGCGGATCAGTTCCGTCACTCTGGCGGACCATATTCTGGTGCTGGATGATGGAAAATTGGTTGGACACGGGAAGCATGAGGAATTGTTACAAACCTGTGAAACCTATCAAGAAATTTATCAATCTCAAAGCAAGTGA